In Devosia litorisediminis, one genomic interval encodes:
- a CDS encoding citrate/2-methylcitrate synthase, which yields MDWLNTNEALTLLGTQPQTLYANVSRGRIKAKRDPNDSRKSLYRGDDVRRLAKRAAGRRRQETVAAEAIRWGEPVMPSSLSTIEEGRLLYRGQDAVELSERATLEQVAALLWEVDGFQLPTRPRGVAPSLQAAFVAMAERAAIDPPSIGRSEAILRSEAISVLATLASSLVGGRSATDPLHVALAISWDRAGAADIIRRALVLLADHELNASTFATRVTVSTGAALSAGVLSGLATLSGPLHGGAGKAAQALGAEAKAIGAEAAVLARLGQGVPLPAFGHQLYPDGDIRAAALFGRFTPPEHFAALHAAATKITGERANIDFALAALTEAYDLPSDAPLVLFSLARCVGWLAHGLEQATSGQLIRPRAHYVAVAGDR from the coding sequence ATGGACTGGCTGAACACCAACGAAGCTCTGACGCTGCTGGGAACCCAGCCGCAGACCCTGTACGCCAATGTCAGCCGTGGCCGGATCAAGGCCAAGCGCGACCCCAATGACAGCCGCAAGAGCCTGTATCGCGGCGACGATGTGCGGCGACTGGCCAAGCGGGCTGCGGGGCGGCGGCGTCAGGAAACAGTGGCTGCCGAGGCAATCCGCTGGGGCGAACCCGTCATGCCATCCAGCCTGTCGACCATTGAAGAGGGACGACTGCTCTATCGCGGGCAGGATGCTGTCGAGTTGTCCGAGCGCGCCACACTGGAGCAGGTGGCGGCCCTGTTGTGGGAGGTTGACGGTTTCCAGTTGCCGACCCGCCCGCGTGGGGTGGCGCCATCCCTGCAGGCGGCGTTTGTGGCCATGGCTGAGCGCGCTGCCATCGATCCGCCCAGCATTGGACGATCCGAAGCGATTTTGCGCAGTGAGGCGATTTCGGTCCTGGCGACGCTGGCCAGTAGTCTGGTGGGCGGGCGATCGGCAACCGATCCGTTACATGTTGCGCTGGCGATCTCCTGGGATCGGGCAGGGGCGGCTGACATTATTCGCAGAGCGCTCGTGCTACTGGCGGATCACGAACTCAATGCCTCAACCTTCGCGACCCGGGTGACGGTGTCGACGGGGGCTGCGCTATCTGCTGGTGTGCTGTCGGGGCTGGCGACGCTGAGTGGTCCGCTGCATGGCGGTGCTGGCAAGGCCGCACAGGCGCTGGGGGCAGAGGCCAAGGCCATCGGGGCCGAGGCGGCCGTCTTGGCGCGGCTGGGGCAAGGCGTGCCCTTGCCCGCTTTTGGGCACCAGCTCTATCCCGACGGTGACATCCGAGCGGCGGCGCTATTTGGGCGCTTTACGCCGCCTGAACATTTCGCGGCATTGCATGCCGCCGCCACCAAGATCACGGGCGAACGGGCCAATATCGACTTTGCCCTAGCGGCCTTGACCGAAGCGTATGATCTGCCCAGCGACGCGCCGCTGGTACTGTTTTCGCTGGCGCGCTGTGTCGGCTGGCTGGCGCACGGGCTTGAGCAGGCCACCAGCGGCCAGTTGATCCGGCCTCGGGCGCACTATGTCGCGGTTGCGGGCGACCGCTAG
- the rocF gene encoding arginase translates to MSQTANTAIDLIGIPCDAGASRRGCIMGPEAMRIAGLADVLADLGHTVAERGDIESGGATESPAWQTPDSRKAEVLALAARSSLLALETLQEQRLPVFIGGDHSLSMGTLSGVAKHCAAINKPLFVLWVDAHGDFNTPATSETGNIHGMPLALLCGEPDFGPEYSGDWRGSVDPRNVTVFGARSIDRPERQLLEQRGVDVIDMRRIDESGVVALMRDVLAKVEQADGHLHVSLDVDVIDPGIAPGAGTPVAGGLSFREAHLVMEMIHDSGTMGSLDIVELNPYLDNGGMSARLLVDLTASLFGRQIMPRQSRRLGIEATTLGI, encoded by the coding sequence ATGAGCCAAACGGCCAACACCGCTATCGATCTGATCGGCATCCCCTGCGACGCCGGCGCATCCCGGCGCGGCTGCATCATGGGCCCCGAGGCGATGCGCATTGCCGGACTTGCTGATGTTCTCGCCGATCTTGGGCACACCGTGGCCGAACGCGGCGATATCGAATCGGGCGGCGCGACCGAAAGCCCAGCCTGGCAGACACCGGACAGTCGCAAGGCCGAAGTGCTGGCACTGGCAGCCCGCAGCAGCCTGTTGGCTCTTGAAACCTTGCAGGAACAGCGCCTGCCCGTGTTCATCGGCGGCGACCACAGCCTCTCAATGGGCACATTGTCCGGCGTCGCCAAACACTGCGCAGCCATCAACAAGCCCCTTTTCGTGCTCTGGGTTGATGCGCATGGTGACTTCAACACCCCAGCCACCTCCGAGACCGGCAATATTCACGGCATGCCGCTGGCCCTGCTATGCGGCGAACCCGATTTCGGGCCGGAGTATTCCGGCGACTGGCGCGGTAGTGTCGACCCGCGCAACGTCACCGTGTTTGGTGCGCGTTCTATTGACCGTCCCGAACGTCAACTTCTCGAGCAACGCGGCGTCGATGTGATCGATATGCGGCGCATCGATGAGAGCGGCGTTGTGGCGCTGATGCGCGACGTGCTGGCCAAGGTCGAACAGGCCGATGGTCACCTCCATGTCAGCCTTGATGTTGACGTGATCGATCCCGGCATTGCCCCCGGCGCTGGCACCCCCGTTGCCGGCGGCCTCAGCTTCCGCGAGGCCCATCTGGTCATGGAAATGATCCACGATAGCGGCACCATGGGCTCGCTCGATATCGTTGAACTCAACCCCTATCTCGACAATGGCGGCATGAGCGCACGTCTGCTGGTCGATCTGACCGCCAGCCTGTTCGGCCGTCAGATCATGCCGCGGCAGAGCCGACGCCTGGGCATAGAAGCCACCACGCTCGGCATCTGA